CTCCTTTACTTGTGTTCTATTTGACTAATACTGGGATTTCATGCACTAGATGTGTTGTTAAACATCAATCTCTCAAGATTTCTAACATCACAAGTGGATGCTCTTTTTACTTTTCTGTTTTATTTGACTAATACTGGGATGTCATCCATGGACACAGGTGCAGGTAGTAATCCTGAATGGAATGAGACCTTTGTCTTTAATGTGTCTGACAATGTCTCGGAGCTCATTGTTAAAATCATGGACAGTGATACTTTTTCAAAAGATGATTTCGTAGGAGAAGCAAAGTGAGTCTTCATTATTAGTACTCATAATCTGACATACAACTCGACAGGGAATTCAGAAGATAAGCTAATGAAACACTTGAAAGATGGATTTTCATAAATCAGATATTGTTTAATTTTCTATTATTATGTAAATTTCCAGAATCCCATTGGAAGCAGTGTTCGTGGAAGGAAGCCTCACGCCAACCATATACAGTGTGGTCAAGGATCAGCGATACTGTGGAGAAATAAAAGTCGGTCTCACTTTCACGCCAGTGGTAATACTCCAGCCTTTGCTATCTTAACGAAATGTCTAATCTTCTCTAGCAGTTTAATCCATCAAGCCTAGCATGGTATAATTTCTATATAGTAAGTAGAAGAGTATGTCATGATGCACCGTGTTTAATTGCAGGAAACTCGAGGCTTCGACGAGGAAGCATTCGGGGGATGGAAACATTCTGCGCATTAGGAAATGCATCCGAAGGAGGAAGTTTGTGCTCATGTCAAATCCATAAAACTAGATTACATTGTTTCTCGGAGCGTACGAGTGGCCTTAGAAACACATTCTCAGTTTGGAGATGTGGAGAACACTCGGTGGGGCTCGTCTCGGTGTCATGTGTTCGCTGTTATTTGTTCCTATGTTCAGTGAGGACCACCACTACAAACTAGGGTCGGTTGCTTGGAAGGACTGAAGTGGATTTCCTAACTCTTTTGGTTAAAGAAAGAAGCATGGTTTGGTAATACAAGAGATGCAGCTACTTATTTTAACGAAACATAttgaactaaattgcagtagcaaatTATATATTGGCTTAgaataaaacatcaaatatttaggGTCATAATCTGTGTACCTGATGGATAGCTGGGACCAAATCATTCTGAAGAGAGATGCCGTTTTCAATTTAATCAACTGGGCCTATTACCAAAACATGTAACACATGTATGCTTAAGACTTAACTATTTCTCTTGTATAAAATTTCAAGGCACTAAAACAGTTAAAAAGAAATTTGAGATGGTAAATACTTGTGTTCCATCCGGCTAATAGTTTCAGCACCTCCTTGTAGAGAATTGAGATCACACGAACAGAACTACCCATCGATTAGTGGTTTTAAGCTGCAGACTGATGCACCTggcttaaaagaaagaaaaaacattaGTGGATAATAAATCTAGCTTTTAGCACCAAGAATTTGCTGATTAGAGACAATGGCAACTTATGGTATTACAATACAACAAACACACTTGGTGAAAGTTCTAATAAAGATCTTCTCTAATACTGTCGATAAATAATCTAAGCTCTCTTGCCTTCCTCTCATGCTCAGGGGATGCATCATTGTCTGACTCGTGTATGTCGATTACATTCACATGCATGTCAATAGACTTCTGGCATTTGGCAACCTGACAGGCGCGGAGTGGTGGGGAAGGACTGCAGAGGTCGATGACCTCAGGGGCTGCACTCGGTGGCGGCAGACAATTGGCTGTTTCAGGAAGGGTTTTACTTTGTGATTCGATACTGAGCAACAGGCCTTGGAGCTGGAGATCGATCTGATTTAccagagctttagtcaatcttcTTGGCTTTCTATTCTGCTGCTTTACTTCAGCTTTCTTTCCCACGTATTCAGCAATTCTTTCCGGGCAAGCACTGATCATACATGAAAAGAGTTGAGAAAGGATGTGTACCGTGGATCAAAAAGCATTTAGCAAGACTAAATTCACAAGTTAtattttcacctttttttttaatattccaaATTTACATTGATAACAGAGATTAATTCTCAATGTTATAGCCAACTGAGTATCGCTTAATTTAGTCCCACACAAATTTCCACACAACATGAGTGCTGAGAAACAATTATATTTGTCGAGCTAGAACCAAGTTCACCGATCAGCATAGCATGACTTCAAGCATAGCATCACAAAGCTTAAAAAAATATCTAGAGACGTTTATGTAGAGAAAGCGACCTGAAACTTCAAAATGTCATGAAGAACTTGGCAGCTACGTTTATCAGGATAATGCTTGCTAAATCATTATCTTCCCAGTGCACAAAAATGTTCTGTCAAAAGCATATTTAAGAAACCAAAGATAACCATGTTACCTCTCAATCAAATCAGCAGGGACAATGGAATTCCCGAGCCCATCAAAGCCTTGCCAAGAAACCTCATAGTGGTCCTGTCCTTGCACTTTTCTCAGTTTTACTATAGCAGAGACAGGGCAAGGAACTGGCATCTATGAAAAAAGGTAGAAAGAGTGTAAGAAAAGTTTAGGCAGTGCATTAACTTTATTCGACCAAAAATTAGTGTGTATAAGTACCATGTGTAAAGGAATTCTTGCTCCTAACTCAGATGATGTGGAACGTAGATTAGCAAACCGCCTAAGATCTCTTTCAGCAATCTTGGGGAGGATATATTGGTCTGCAAAAAGAATAGATCATTAGAAAAGATGGTGCATGTTTATCTGTATAATGAGCACACCGCTCACATCAATTCTGGTTTGATTATGaagatttaatatcatttagactAGATGACTAGAGTAAAGGAAATTAATCAAGGTTTATTAACCTGTTTTATCAGGGCTCCAACCAAAATACTTCTCGCAGACATGATGAAGTTGCACACGTTGGAAAGGATGTTGGGTGCAAACCCTGCAAGAAAACGATGATCCAATAGGTTAAACAGAATAAATATTGTAAACCATCGTGCAATATGGGAAAAATATTTTTACATGCGGAAGTTATGCATCTAATTTGAACACAAATAGATATGCTTAAAGCACAAAGTTTTAACATATCACAGTAATAAAATTTCAAAGGAAAACAGTTTCTTATTTAGTCTGTACCTTTTCACTGCTTCAGAATCAGCTGAATGACATTTTGGCTTCAGAAAAGCATTGATAACATCCAGGTATTGACCATCTGATTCTGCATTCTGTGCTTCTGCTATgggaattttaattaaaaaacatATGAATGAGGAAGTGTTAACACTGCATTTTCTTTTCAGAAAAGCAAGAAAGGATACTAAGTATTAGATCCTGTAGCAGATCGGCACTCATAACCAACTGAGAAAGAAATTAACTGGACAAAATATGGGACTAAAATACAACTAAAATCCAACATTATGGCTAACAAttcaacatcacaatatatatatatccttcagTATTTAGACAAATGCTGAATGATGGGTTCACACAATACAAATAGAATCTCCTAAATGATTCCTCCGGTCTAGAAGTACCAGCATCACAATTATCAGTAGGTATGCCAGATTATGAAATTCTAGCTAGAGCTCTAgctgaaattaaaatattatcttgcTTCTTCAACTTCTATGAGATGCGAAATCCTATCAAAGAGTATATAAAATGGAACGTAATTTAGAAGCCCCACTAATTGAAAGACCAAATTGCAAAATAATAGTAATCCTTCTGTTGTAACAAATGCATAAATTTACCATAACATGTTATGTTTCATAACAGACCAAAAGAGATCAAAGAGGAGGACAATACGTCGTCAAAGAATGCCAATTACCCACAGTTAGAACAACCACAAGCAAGTGTACAAGTAAAAACAAACACAGATAAGCATACAAGAAAAGTAGTACTGGGATCAATCGACATTAGTAAAAAATAAGCACAAATAAGTGTACCAGTAATGTTGGTGAATTAATCAATGATAGTAGACTTATCCTACATCAATTCATTGCATGAGCATGGAACATGTATATCACAATCCAACCTAAAAACTTAACATGCTTCTCCATATATGTAGTCCAACTGTCTTAACATGAGCAAGAGATACACAGATGACATTTTCTtcaacaagaacaaaaaaaagaaaaataaatatataaattacagTTTTAAGATACAAAAAGTTATATACAAATTCATGATCCACCCTGCTTGACAAGATATCTTCCTATTACGAATTGATCCTTATATTTAAACATAGAAATCAGAAGATTATCTCAACACAAACTGATACCTAGTAAGtttttatttcaaaacataacaaaaCACAGACTTTTTAGCATCATATTTCACTAAAACTAGCTGTAACATCCAAAGGCTTTTCTTTCTCAATGCCACACTCATACCTATTGTAAGCAGCTTCTTAAACAGAATACAAGCTTACATATGTATTCAAAAGAACTTATTCGTTTACTGCTGTGAGATAATAATTGTCTATAAATACTCTTAGCATAAGCACAGTAAAGCAGGGTCATCTAATGATAAAATGGAAAATTCAGGCAGGTGCCTTTCTCAAACTCACCACAAACACTTTGTTGGTTGCCATGTTTGTTCTCATTGTTCACATTAGACCTAAGTTCCTTTGttatcttctttcttcctttataAACTCTTGCTATCTTCAATCCTTCAGAAATAAATTGATGGAGGACAGAGTCATCTCCAAGAGATTTAACAATCCGGCATGCTGATTCCTGTGTACTCAAAGTCAGAAACTGTTGAACAACCCATCTTAAAACGAAGCACACAACTGAATGAAAGCAAAGATCAAACAACAGTACAACACTTCAAATTAAAAATGTTCTAGAAGTTCATAAAATATGTTACTTACAGGCCCAAACCCATGAACTCTCTGAGAATAGTCACTGCCGAGTAGAAGAGCGAGAGAAATCTGAAGATCATGGTTGTGAAACCCATCACACACAAATGAGAAGGATTAAAATGAAACGAAGAAAAGGTCTGATAACACGAAAGACGATAAAAACCAAGAAAAACAACTGTAACTGGTAAACAACACAACTAACACTgacacatgagatatttaaaaGAAACATGACCTCAGTTAgatgcatacatatatacatctCAATATGTGAGAAGAGTAGAGACATGAAtgaaatcttttaatctactttttAGACATGAATAACTCATTTAATCTGCTGTCTTTGCTATATGCATTTCCTATCAAGAAATGTGTACAATTTGAACTTTATTTATTAGTTTTTTTCATGGACAAGAGTCTCCAGCCTGTTTGTTCCCAGTAGAATCGTTCCTATTTCACCAAGAATTCACTTCACTTTCTGAATAGAATGAAAGTTTAACACCCTCCAAaatatcaaggattgaaatacggTACCGTACCAGTGTTTCAAGCTTGGCTCGGTATCGTACGATACCgtgtaccgaacggtacacctaatttaggtgtcaaATCAtctgaaaatacctgaaaataaaaaaaaaagaatacataCCTCTAATTAAAGAACAAGAATACATAATT
This DNA window, taken from Musa acuminata AAA Group cultivar baxijiao chromosome BXJ3-7, Cavendish_Baxijiao_AAA, whole genome shotgun sequence, encodes the following:
- the LOC135642375 gene encoding single-strand DNA endonuclease 1-like isoform X2; this encodes MGVKNLWDILESCKKTLPLHHLQNRRLCVDLSCWLIQFQNAGRLPACSKEKIYLRNLFHRLRALISLNCSLILVTDGSIPSIKLSTYRRRLGLCEVIQYDTNSQPMPSVSLRRNMGSEFSCMIKEAKVLGTALGVPFLDGLEEAEAQCALLNVESLCDGCFSTDSDIFLFGARTVYRDIFLGEGSYVTCYEMEDIERQLGFGRNSLISLALLLGSDYSQRVHGFGPESACRIVKSLGDDSVLHQFISEGLKIARVYKGRKKITKELRSNVNNENKHGNQQSVCEAQNAESDGQYLDVINAFLKPKCHSADSEAVKRVCTQHPFQRVQLHHVCEKYFGWSPDKTDQYILPKIAERDLRRFANLRSTSSELGARIPLHMMPVPCPVSAIVKLRKVQGQDHYEVSWQGFDGLGNSIVPADLIESACPERIAEYVGKKAEVKQQNRKPRRLTKALVNQIDLQLQGLLLSIESQSKTLPETANCLPPPSAAPEVIDLCSPSPPLRACQVAKCQKSIDMHVNVIDIHESDNDASPEHERKARELRLFIDSIREDLY
- the LOC135642375 gene encoding single-strand DNA endonuclease 1-like isoform X1 → MGVKNLWDILESCKKTLPLHHLQNRRLCVDLSCWLIQFQNAGRLPACSKEKIYLRNLFHRLRALISLNCSLILVTDGSIPSIKLSTYRRRLGLCEVIQYDTNSQPMPSVSLRRNMGSEFSCMIKEAKVLGTALGVPFLDGLEEAEAQCALLNVESLCDGCFSTDSDIFLFGARTVYRDIFLGEGSYVTCYEMEDIERQLGFGRNSLISLALLLGSDYSQRVHGFGPESACRIVKSLGDDSVLHQFISEGLKIARVYKGRKKITKELRSNVNNENKHGNQQSVCAEAQNAESDGQYLDVINAFLKPKCHSADSEAVKRVCTQHPFQRVQLHHVCEKYFGWSPDKTDQYILPKIAERDLRRFANLRSTSSELGARIPLHMMPVPCPVSAIVKLRKVQGQDHYEVSWQGFDGLGNSIVPADLIESACPERIAEYVGKKAEVKQQNRKPRRLTKALVNQIDLQLQGLLLSIESQSKTLPETANCLPPPSAAPEVIDLCSPSPPLRACQVAKCQKSIDMHVNVIDIHESDNDASPEHERKARELRLFIDSIREDLY
- the LOC103990659 gene encoding elicitor-responsive protein 3, which gives rise to MVRGTLEVLLVSAKGLEDVDFFGKMDPYAVLTYRSQEQKSSTASGAGSNPEWNETFVFNVSDNVSELIVKIMDSDTFSKDDFVGEAKIPLEAVFVEGSLTPTIYSVVKDQRYCGEIKVGLTFTPVETRGFDEEAFGGWKHSAH